AATTTCACTTTCAAACAGTTTCCGTTCGTAAGCTTCCATGCTCATTACAACCATATCCCCATAACCATTCTTGGTCAAAAATACAGGTTCTTGAGTTTCATGAACAATCCTTGATATATCAGCAAAATTATTTCTCAAATCCGATACTGGTCTAATATGTGGCATACAATTATCACCCCTTTATTAGTTTAGCATAATTTTATCATAATTATGCTAAAACATCAATAAAGCTGTAAAAGTCATTTTTCCTCATTAAGTTGTTCTAATGGCTTTATATTAAATGGGTCAGTAAGGTCATACCCCTTATATTTTTCCAGGAATTCAAGTAAGGCTAAACGTGTAACCTTCATTGAACCAAGTTTTAATGCTGGAAGCAAACCAGCTTTTATAAGGTCATAAACATATTTCGTATTTGTTTTTATAAGTTCCGCAGTTTCAGCAATAGTATAAAGAATATC
This portion of the Thermoanaerobacterium sp. RBIITD genome encodes:
- a CDS encoding helix-turn-helix domain-containing protein, with amino-acid sequence MKIEIDEKQIAESIINDLKRHNLLGNTQNVTVIYNAESQDILYTIAETAELIKTNTKYVYDLIKAGLLPALKLGSMKVTRLALLEFLEKYKGYDLTDPFNIKPLEQLNEEK
- a CDS encoding type II toxin-antitoxin system Phd/YefM family antitoxin, with the translated sequence MPHIRPVSDLRNNFADISRIVHETQEPVFLTKNGYGDMVVMSMEAYERKLFESEIYFKLKEAELEAKTTDKRYSHKEVFDELRAKLSDRMESDEV